The following are encoded in a window of Bremerella alba genomic DNA:
- the atpG gene encoding ATP synthase F1 subunit gamma — protein sequence MANPRTLDKRRKSVRNIKKITRTMELIATARFKQAMDRASAATAFTQRITQLVKDLTAADLQFEHPLLEKRESKKKAVLLVLTSNRGLCGGYNGNICRAAFPRLKQLQQEYDEVELRISGKKGIAIFRVQKKMTPDQSYLHFEDKPKYEEVEPIAVDLLDSFQAHEIDRLDVAYMKFVTSARQVPTLETLLPLGALEGAAEDAGDAAQGSNYEFIPSAESILEEVVPTSFKVKLFKCFLDAAVCEQIARMIAMKAATENANDLIKYLSREFNRARQSRITNEIMEIIGGVEALG from the coding sequence ATGGCCAATCCAAGAACCCTCGATAAACGCCGCAAGTCGGTTCGCAATATCAAGAAGATTACGCGAACGATGGAGCTCATCGCCACGGCTCGCTTTAAGCAAGCCATGGACCGAGCTTCCGCCGCCACGGCGTTCACGCAGCGGATCACGCAGTTAGTTAAAGACCTGACTGCGGCTGATTTGCAGTTCGAGCATCCCTTGCTGGAAAAGCGAGAATCGAAGAAGAAAGCCGTGCTGCTGGTACTGACTTCCAATCGAGGTCTGTGCGGTGGTTACAACGGAAACATTTGCCGTGCTGCGTTTCCTCGTTTGAAGCAGCTGCAGCAAGAATACGATGAGGTCGAACTGCGAATCTCCGGTAAGAAGGGGATCGCGATCTTTCGTGTCCAAAAGAAAATGACGCCTGACCAAAGCTATCTTCACTTCGAAGATAAGCCGAAGTATGAAGAGGTCGAGCCGATTGCCGTCGATTTACTCGACAGTTTTCAGGCCCACGAAATCGATCGCCTGGATGTTGCCTATATGAAGTTCGTGACCAGTGCTCGCCAAGTGCCGACACTGGAAACGCTGCTTCCGCTGGGCGCCCTCGAAGGTGCAGCGGAAGATGCAGGCGACGCGGCCCAAGGCTCCAATTACGAGTTCATTCCTTCCGCCGAAAGCATCTTGGAAGAAGTCGTACCGACCAGCTTCAAAGTAAAACTGTTCAAGTGTTTTCTGGACGCGGCCGTCTGCGAGCAAATTGCTCGTATGATTGCCATGAAAGCAGCCACCGAAAACGCAAACGATCTGATTAAGTACCTGTCTCGCGAGTTTAATCGCGCACGTCAGAGCCGAATTACTAACGAAATTATGGAAATCATCGGCGGCGTTGAAGCTCTTGGCTAG